A window of the Isosphaera pallida ATCC 43644 genome harbors these coding sequences:
- a CDS encoding ATP-binding SpoIIE family protein phosphatase: MNLAILTGSENAVPTPNGETRDDPAILTARFLEALSEFALRVPSQVDLAILFHQDTGGPSSSSEPILVVGHLPASDGSSLPSRKHPVEIQGQFLGTAIIVSQPPPAAVALLGEFLVDQAIRTAEWKQVEEDLLQDLCESHERLGALDETQVRPFSDTASHLKVIVERAAAITAGLQAILWAEVENQLVAKVHPPELALTPRDPKRGLLGAALNSHQPVVCKSHRVVASSRDAEEIEFAAAQAVLVVPVQTARGQRVVLAFWHDQEVIPFGTAVIKHAQALAHQAAMILENDRLFSESIEAARESERFNQQLDIGSRIQQTLLISATPKNFPGLSIGALALPSQKVDGDFIEYIPQTSACLDLIIGDVMGKGIPAALTGAATKSEFHRALGQLMALDNSRLPRPADVVNAAHRRIVDQLIELDSYITLSYARIDLTRRLLTLVDCGHTGIIHRSASNGSIRVLKGDNVPFGFSPREVYNEVTVELEKGDLLVFFSDGLTEARHPIQGLYGQERFQEWIAHHANLEPNDLVKAIEREIRGYSGENLQDDLTCVAIRILEWVDGEGRDTPAPFRVASWDEVGGDRTSGERIPNSRALVHHFESVSPDDPPPLPRPNSLNQLAAALGGVPDTPPPAWAASPPTVSYEATLPSHYHQLKKVRQLVRDAGAAVHALAGSGSSWDPFRLHEVEIAVNEATTNIIRHAYREATDRHFRIRVDAQPDQVVVRLTDAGDGFQPETVPMPALDGHQIGGMGLYIMRSYLDDLHYERSPEGLNTVVLTRRAMTLPPNDHEF, encoded by the coding sequence ATGAATCTCGCCATCCTCACCGGCTCGGAAAACGCTGTCCCCACTCCAAATGGAGAGACTCGGGACGACCCGGCCATTCTGACCGCGCGGTTTCTGGAAGCGCTGAGCGAGTTTGCCCTACGTGTGCCCAGCCAAGTCGATCTGGCGATCCTGTTCCACCAGGACACTGGCGGACCCTCCAGCTCTTCTGAGCCGATCCTGGTGGTGGGCCACCTCCCAGCCTCGGACGGTTCGTCGCTTCCGAGTCGCAAGCATCCCGTCGAGATCCAGGGGCAATTCCTGGGAACCGCGATCATCGTTTCCCAACCCCCTCCCGCGGCCGTGGCGCTTCTTGGGGAGTTTTTGGTCGATCAGGCCATCCGCACCGCGGAATGGAAGCAGGTGGAGGAGGATCTCCTCCAAGACCTTTGTGAAAGCCACGAACGCCTCGGCGCGCTGGACGAGACCCAGGTTCGCCCCTTCTCCGACACCGCGTCGCACCTTAAGGTGATTGTGGAACGGGCTGCAGCGATCACAGCCGGTCTGCAAGCGATTTTGTGGGCCGAGGTCGAGAACCAGCTGGTCGCCAAAGTTCATCCCCCCGAACTCGCCTTGACGCCCCGCGATCCCAAACGCGGTCTTCTAGGTGCGGCCTTGAACAGCCACCAGCCGGTGGTCTGCAAATCCCATCGCGTGGTGGCCTCCTCAAGAGACGCCGAGGAAATCGAATTTGCCGCCGCCCAGGCCGTGTTGGTCGTGCCGGTTCAAACCGCCAGGGGACAACGGGTCGTTCTGGCATTCTGGCACGACCAGGAGGTGATCCCCTTCGGCACGGCGGTCATCAAACACGCCCAAGCCTTGGCTCATCAAGCGGCGATGATCTTGGAAAACGATCGACTATTCAGCGAATCCATCGAAGCCGCACGGGAGTCAGAACGATTCAATCAACAACTTGATATTGGTTCGCGGATTCAGCAAACGCTGCTTATCAGCGCCACGCCCAAGAATTTCCCCGGTCTCTCGATCGGCGCGTTGGCCTTGCCCTCGCAGAAGGTAGACGGCGACTTCATCGAGTACATTCCCCAGACCTCCGCTTGTCTGGATTTGATCATTGGCGATGTGATGGGCAAGGGGATTCCCGCGGCGCTGACCGGAGCAGCCACCAAAAGCGAATTCCACCGCGCTTTGGGCCAGCTGATGGCGTTGGACAATTCCCGATTGCCCCGACCCGCCGACGTGGTCAACGCCGCTCATCGCCGCATTGTCGATCAACTCATCGAACTGGATAGCTACATCACCCTGAGTTACGCCCGAATCGACCTAACCCGGCGTCTGCTCACACTGGTGGATTGCGGTCACACCGGAATCATCCATCGAAGCGCGTCCAACGGCTCAATCCGCGTCCTCAAAGGAGACAACGTGCCGTTTGGCTTCTCGCCGCGCGAAGTTTACAACGAGGTGACCGTGGAGTTAGAGAAGGGGGATCTCCTGGTGTTTTTCTCCGACGGCCTGACCGAAGCCCGTCATCCCATTCAAGGCCTCTATGGACAGGAACGGTTCCAGGAATGGATCGCGCATCACGCCAATTTGGAACCCAACGACCTAGTCAAGGCGATCGAACGAGAAATCCGCGGATACAGCGGCGAAAATCTTCAAGACGATTTAACTTGCGTAGCAATACGTATTCTTGAATGGGTTGATGGCGAGGGGCGCGACACCCCTGCGCCGTTTCGCGTCGCGTCGTGGGACGAGGTGGGTGGCGATCGGACGTCTGGCGAGCGGATCCCAAACTCCCGGGCGTTGGTCCACCACTTTGAGAGCGTTTCGCCGGACGATCCGCCTCCTCTGCCCCGTCCCAATTCGCTCAATCAGCTTGCGGCCGCCTTGGGGGGGGTGCCGGACACGCCGCCACCGGCCTGGGCCGCTTCGCCTCCCACTGTTTCCTACGAGGCGACCCTGCCTAGTCACTACCATCAACTCAAGAAGGTCCGTCAACTGGTGCGTGACGCCGGCGCCGCGGTCCACGCCCTGGCCGGCAGTGGCTCCTCCTGGGATCCGTTCCGACTTCACGAGGTGGAAATCGCCGTTAACGAGGCGACCACCAACATCATCCGCCACGCTTACCGCGAGGCGACCGATCGCCATTTCCGCATTCGGGTTGACGCCCAGCCCGACCAGGTTGTAGTGCGGCTGACCGACGCTGGCGACGGCTTCCAACCTGAAACCGTCCCCATGCCCGCCCTCGACGGCCACCAAATCGGCGGGATGGGGTTGTACATTATGCGAAGCTATCTCGACGACCTGCACTATGAACGCAGCCCCGAGGGTCTGAACACCGTAGTCCTCACCCGACGCGCCATGACCCTCCCCCCGAACGATCATGAGTTTTAA
- a CDS encoding STAS domain-containing protein gives MNHDIRQVADVTIVLLDTEHLDASNSKEFRASVNPILESHSHVVFDMSKIAFVDSSGCGVLLSCLRELNSRGGDLRLCGLSPQVRSLFELVRMHKIFNMYESADEAISSFG, from the coding sequence ATGAATCACGACATTCGCCAGGTCGCCGACGTGACCATCGTCTTACTCGATACCGAACACCTCGACGCCAGCAATTCCAAGGAGTTCCGGGCGTCGGTCAACCCCATCCTCGAATCACATTCCCATGTGGTTTTCGATATGAGTAAAATCGCGTTCGTGGACAGCTCCGGTTGCGGCGTTCTGCTCTCGTGCCTGCGCGAACTCAATTCCCGGGGCGGCGACCTGAGACTATGCGGACTCTCACCCCAGGTCAGATCACTGTTTGAATTGGTTCGAATGCACAAGATTTTCAACATGTATGAAAGCGCTGACGAGGCGATTTCCTCGTTCGGTTGA